The region CCAGTCGAAGGACAAGGCTGCGATACTAGTCGCGCGAGGCGCGCGCGACTGTCGATTTGCTGGTGCGATTGTGGAGTTTTGTCGCGCCGGATTTCCGGCGGTTACGCGATTGCGGGGTGACGGAGCGGCTGAGTGACGCGGCGCCGGGTCAATCCCACGCCAGTTTGCTGAACTGATAGCCCTTGCCGCGCACGGTCTTGATCCGCTGCGGCGTGCTTGCGTCGTCGTGCAGCTTGCGGCGCAGCTTGGAGATGCCGCCGTCGATCGTCCGGTCGAGACCGTCGAACTCGATGCCGCGTAGCTGCCGCATCAGATCGTCGCGGCTCACCACTTCTCCCGCGCAACTGACGAGCGCCCACAACAGGTCGAATTCCGCCGAGGTCAGCTCGGGCAGACTGCCGTCCGGCAGCCTGACCGAGCGGCTGGCCCGATTGATCTCGAACTTGCCGAACACGTAGCGCTCCGGCTGCGCCGCCTCCGGCGCGCGCGCGCCGACGCGGCGCAACTGCGCCTTGATGCGCGCGAGCAGCACGCGCGGTTCGACCGGCTTGTGCACGTAGTCGTCGGCGCCGAATTCGAGGCCCAGCACTTCGTCGAACTGCTCGTCGCGCGCGGTCACCATGATGATCACGCCGTCGTACTGTTCGCGCGCCTCGCGGCAGATCTGGAAGCCGTCCTTGCCCGGCAGATTGACGTCGAGAATCACCAGGTCCGGGCGACGCTTGAGAATGGCCGGCACCGCGTCGTTGCCGTGCAGCACCGTCTCGACCTCATAGTCGTGTTTGCGCAGATAGCCGGCCACCAGCTCGGAGAGGCGGTCATCGTCTTCGATAAGGAGGATCCGGAAAGGCATGGTGCGGGTGCTTCGAGCAAGTCGTTCAGGTCGGATGGAATGCCGCGCGGCGCGACACGCCGCGTTCGACGCACAGCATAGCCGATGCGCGCTACATCATGCGACAGATGCGACAAAACTCGACAAAGCGCCCGGCAATTTCGACAGGGCCAATCGATGCGAGTCGCTAGCATCGCCCCGGTTGAAACAGGCCAAGGAGTTTGCCGTGTCGACCGTCTCCAACCCACGCCCGCGGCCAGCATGGCTCGCGCGTCTCCACGCTTCGTTCGCGGCAGTCCAGCAAGCCGCCCATGCACTGTATCCCGGCACCAGCGTCTTTCATCGCTGGCGGCGCGCCCGTCTGTGGCTGCGCTCGCTGGTGTGCTGGCGCGCGACCCAGGTGTGGCTCGGGCGCTGCGCGATATCGCCGCTGCGCGACCTGGTGCAACGCCACCCGACCGCGCTCGAACGGATGCACCGGCCGTTCCTGCATAGCCGCTTCAGTGCGCGCGAGCGGCTGGCCGCGAGCCTCGACCATCACGCGTTGACCCAGCAGCGCGCGCCGCTGCTCGCCGCGCGGATCGCCGCGATGGGCTCGGCGCAGATCGCGTCGTTCACGATCGGCGCGGAACGCTGGTACGTGTCGCTCGAATCGATCGAACAATTCCAGAAGGAAGGCGACTGGACCCTGTGCATTCGCGACGGACGCGATCAGCGGGTCGTCTCCTGTACCTTCAGCCTCGCGTATCTCGGCGGCAAGGTGCGGCGGCCCCGGTTGTGCATCGGCTCGGTGCAGGGCCCGGACCGCAACGTCAACGGCCGCGAACTGTTCCGCGCGCTAACGCGCCGCTGGCACGGACTGCGGCCGAAGGTGCTGGTGATCTACCTCGCGCAGTGCGTGGCGGCGTCGCTGAATGCGGGCGGCACCTTCATCGTGTCGAAGCAGGCGCATATCTATGCGAACTGGCGCTACTGTCTGCGCAAGCGCCGCGTGGCCGCCGACTACGACGGCCTGTCGCTCGAATGCGGCGCGCTCGCGCGCTGGAACGGCTGGTTCGTGCTGGCGCCGCCGTTGCGCTATCTGGCCGAGCATCAAGGCAGCGACACCGGCAATGCGTTGAAGCGCAAACGCTATGCGCTGCGCAGCGCGCTCACCGCACAGATCCGGATGAACGTCGCCGCGAGTCACGCGCGATGAACTACGTGAACACGTCGAACGCGCAACGCGTTTGCAGTTGACAAGCCCTGCGGCAAAACGGCACACTCATCGGCATGTTGACGCACATCCTCATCGCCACGGCGAATAAACACCATACGCGAGCCTTCATCGGCTGGCCATTGGGAGTGCGTGCGCGTTAGCAGCTGAATCTGCAAACAAGTCCC is a window of Paraburkholderia sp. D15 DNA encoding:
- a CDS encoding DUF535 family protein, with the translated sequence MSTVSNPRPRPAWLARLHASFAAVQQAAHALYPGTSVFHRWRRARLWLRSLVCWRATQVWLGRCAISPLRDLVQRHPTALERMHRPFLHSRFSARERLAASLDHHALTQQRAPLLAARIAAMGSAQIASFTIGAERWYVSLESIEQFQKEGDWTLCIRDGRDQRVVSCTFSLAYLGGKVRRPRLCIGSVQGPDRNVNGRELFRALTRRWHGLRPKVLVIYLAQCVAASLNAGGTFIVSKQAHIYANWRYCLRKRRVAADYDGLSLECGALARWNGWFVLAPPLRYLAEHQGSDTGNALKRKRYALRSALTAQIRMNVAASHAR
- a CDS encoding response regulator, translated to MPFRILLIEDDDRLSELVAGYLRKHDYEVETVLHGNDAVPAILKRRPDLVILDVNLPGKDGFQICREAREQYDGVIIMVTARDEQFDEVLGLEFGADDYVHKPVEPRVLLARIKAQLRRVGARAPEAAQPERYVFGKFEINRASRSVRLPDGSLPELTSAEFDLLWALVSCAGEVVSRDDLMRQLRGIEFDGLDRTIDGGISKLRRKLHDDASTPQRIKTVRGKGYQFSKLAWD